ACACTTTCAACCAGAGTATGCAGTTCTAGATATTCATCTAAAGTATTACGGGGACGAGTATAAAAGTCTTCAAATTCTGAATATTCACTAAAGCGAGAAATCAACTCAGTATTATGACGCTGGAAATATCGCCACAATACACGAGGAACAACCGAACCACCTAGATGCCGATGCAATTCTGCGTATAAAGCCATAGGGGTATTTTGCCAGGAAAATTTCCCTGATTTTAACAAAAACCTCAATAAAAAAAATGGTCCTGCTGAAATTGAGCGAGAATAATAATTTTAATACAACTAACTTGACCCAGATGCCTATATTATTGGGCTTCATTTCTCCTTTGCCAAAATTGCTGGAGAATCTCCCCTGGTTTTCTATCCCAGGTGTCAATATGCTCATATATCAAACCATCTGGATTTAATTTGTAAGTTGAATAACCATTAAAAAGTAACCTTGCTTGCCAAGGAACACGTAAAACACCGCGAACTGTCCATGTGGCTAGAATTGTGTCATTATCAGACTCAGATACATGATGTAAATCAAAAGCAATTTCGGTAAAAAACAACCGAGCATGAAATCGTAAAGTCCAAAAAATTAACCGATAGTTAAATTTACCTTTAAATTTATTAACTGGGTCACGAAAATAGATATCATTTGTATATATTTCATAAGAAATATCCCGCTCAAATAGTGGAGGCAAATCCTGTTGCAGGGTTGTAATTAACTGTTTCATCTGTAATTGAGATTTCATGTAATGTATATTTAGTAATCTGGATTACAAAACTTACGAAAAAAGCCATACAGCACTCTTAACATAAATTATTATCTATTGCGTATTGCCTATTCCTTATTACTGATCTATGAAAAGAAATATCAAACTTGTGATTTAAATCAACATTTTTTAGCCAATTGGTGGGATAATGAATTTGTGAGGCAAAGAACAGATATAACTCCATTGTGAGAGGGGGAAATTTTATGAAACTTCAACTATTAGCCATTATGGCCTTGATAACTCCCCTGTTTCTAGCTAATTCAGTTCAAGCTGGAAGCCAAAAAGATTTACAGAAACTTTTGTCAACTAGAGAATGTATTCAGTGTAATCTATCAGGACTTAATCTCAGTGGTACTCATCTAATTGGTGCAGACTTGCGAGGCGCAAATCTTCAGGGTGCTAACCTTACAAATGCTAACTTAGAAGGTGCTGACTTGACTGGAGCAAACTTAGCAGGTGCTAATTTAACATCAGCTTTTGTTACTAACGTCAATTTGAAAAAAGCCAATTTAAACGGCGCAAACCTTACCCGGGCCACAATTAATGATTCCAACGTCTATCAAGCATCAATGGAGAATATGAACATTTCCGATGCTGGTATATTTAACACAGGAATTGGTATTGGTGGGGAAGATGGAGCTATGTTTCCTGATTGGGAGTAGGCTCGTCTTAAGATGGTGCTGAATTAGTGTATGAATTACAGCAGCTTTCAGCACTTCTGCACGACTTTTACACATTGAAGAACCTCAGCAAAACTGTGAATTAATGTCAATAAACTAAGCTGTTACGCATTTAAATTGTATAACCTGTTAGGAGTCTAAATATTGTGGGGTGGGCATCCCTGCCCGCCCGAATATTTAAATTAGCTGCGTTTTAGCTTAACTGATTAAGCAATTGTCGCTGAACTAGCTTCAGTTGCAGCTTGCTTTAACACATCCACTTTGTCAATGTGTTCCCAAGGTAAATCCAAATCCGTTCTCCCAAAATGACCATAAGCTGCAACGTCCTGATAAAAACGTCCGCCTCTTTCACTTGGTAAGTTACGTAAATTGAACACATGGATAATTCCTGCTGGCCGGAGTTCAAAGTTATCCTTGACTAAGTTCAACAGAATCTCATCATCTATTTTACCCGTGCCGAAAGTATCAACAAAGATACTCACAGGACGAGCTACACCAATGGCGTAACTTAGCTGTACTTCACATTTATCTGCCAACCCAGCCGCAACAATATTTTTTGCTGCATAACGAGCCGCATAAGCTGCTGAACGGTCTACTTTCGTGGGATCTTTACCAGAAAAAGCCCCGCCACCATGTCGAGAATAACCACCGTAGGTATCAACAATGATTTTCCGTCCTGTTAACCCGGAATCTCCTTGGGGTCCACCAATGACAAACTTACCGGTGGGGTTAACCAAAAACTTAGTCTCTTGACTTGGCTTGATAGTAATATCCCCAAATATAGGTTCTACTACTTCTTTCCACAGGTCAGCTTTAATCTTGGCCTGTACCCCAGCATCATCAATAATCTCCCCAATGGTAGCTGTATGTTGGGTGGAAATTAAGATGGTGTCAATACCTACAGGTTTTCCATCTTCATAAACTACGGTAACTTGGGTTTTACCGTCAGGACGCAGATAAGGGAGAATACCAGCTTTGCGAACTCCTGCCAATCTCCGAGCAATGCGGTGCGCTAAACTGATGGGTAAAGGCATAAGTTCTGGGGTTTCGTTGCAAGCAAAACCAAACATGATACCTTGATCACCAGCACCGATTTTATCGAATAGTTCTTCACTATCCTCAGTTCGGGCTTCTTTGGCAGAATTTACACCTTGAGCAATATCGGCTGATTGTTCATCCAAAGCGATTAAGACACTGGCACTATCCGCAGAAAAGCCATTACCAGCGTCAGTATAGCCAATTTCCGCAATTTTTTTACGGGCAAGATTGACATAATTAACATGACCTTTGGTGGTAATTTCTCCAGTAATTAGCACCAAACCAGTATTAACTACAACTTCTGCTGCTACACGGCTATTTGGGTCTTCTGCTAATAGCGCGTCAATGATGGTATCCGAGATTTGATCACAGATTTTATCTGGATGACCTTCTGTAACTGACTCGGAAGTAAATAAATAGCGTCGAGACAAAGGAATTTCCTCCTGATAGAATGTGTTCACTGATGAAATACATCAGTTACTAATTTCTGAAATCATAACAATATTTACAGTTTTTGTAATAAGTATCTTTTATCTCAGTGTCTAAATGCTTGTATGTATAACAAGAGGCA
The window above is part of the Dolichospermum sp. DET69 genome. Proteins encoded here:
- a CDS encoding methionine adenosyltransferase; the protein is MSRRYLFTSESVTEGHPDKICDQISDTIIDALLAEDPNSRVAAEVVVNTGLVLITGEITTKGHVNYVNLARKKIAEIGYTDAGNGFSADSASVLIALDEQSADIAQGVNSAKEARTEDSEELFDKIGAGDQGIMFGFACNETPELMPLPISLAHRIARRLAGVRKAGILPYLRPDGKTQVTVVYEDGKPVGIDTILISTQHTATIGEIIDDAGVQAKIKADLWKEVVEPIFGDITIKPSQETKFLVNPTGKFVIGGPQGDSGLTGRKIIVDTYGGYSRHGGGAFSGKDPTKVDRSAAYAARYAAKNIVAAGLADKCEVQLSYAIGVARPVSIFVDTFGTGKIDDEILLNLVKDNFELRPAGIIHVFNLRNLPSERGGRFYQDVAAYGHFGRTDLDLPWEHIDKVDVLKQAATEASSATIA
- a CDS encoding DUF2358 domain-containing protein; its protein translation is MKSQLQMKQLITTLQQDLPPLFERDISYEIYTNDIYFRDPVNKFKGKFNYRLIFWTLRFHARLFFTEIAFDLHHVSESDNDTILATWTVRGVLRVPWQARLLFNGYSTYKLNPDGLIYEHIDTWDRKPGEILQQFWQRRNEAQ
- a CDS encoding pentapeptide repeat-containing protein — encoded protein: MKLQLLAIMALITPLFLANSVQAGSQKDLQKLLSTRECIQCNLSGLNLSGTHLIGADLRGANLQGANLTNANLEGADLTGANLAGANLTSAFVTNVNLKKANLNGANLTRATINDSNVYQASMENMNISDAGIFNTGIGIGGEDGAMFPDWE